In the genome of Gammaproteobacteria bacterium, the window ATCTAACCAGTTCGCTCGCCCTGAATAAATCGGCGTGCGTTACTTCATCCTGTTCGAGATCAACAGAGTGTTCCACTAAAGAGCAACCTGGCGCGAGGCTCAGGGGAGTTTTTACACAGCCTCGGCCGAAGATTGCCGCTTACCACAATAATTTGAGCGTCTCCTTTGGAGAAATCCGGCTCGTTAATCCCCCAGATCAACAGCCCGGGTTAATCCGGATCGGTTAATACTTTTACTAATGCAGCTCGATCTTCAGCCCCAAAACCGGCATCAACGCCTCTCTGATAAATTTGAGAAAGGAAAGCGGGGAGTTCGGAATTTGTCTTGGTTTCTTCAGCGTGAGAAAGAATTCTTTTTACAACATCATTCCATACGCTGAGCGATGCACCATCATATAAACTACCAAGCTCATATGAACCAGTGTGAATGATCTCGGCCATTTCTTTGCATCGGGGTCCATGTGATAAAACGGAGGCTAGGTGCTTGACTTCCACGCCCTCAGCCTTACAAATTTGAGCGCCATGTGCCACACCCAGGTATAAAGCAACGCTTGTAGAAAGAGCGCCTAAATCAACTGCGGCGGCGGCAGCGATATTCTCTCCGAGATATCGTAAATCACCGCCTAAAGGGTCCAAATACTTCTTGGCATCATCATAAGCTGACTGAACTCCCCCGACTAGAACGAGGCTTTCAGGATCACCCAATTCACTGGGATAGCACAGTAAAGTTCCATCCAGATAAGCCGCTCCATGTTTCGATAACAAGGCTTCGCTTGATCTCGCCTCACTGGGTGTCCCCGTACTAAATTGAATAAAGGTTTTACCATCGAGATGATGGGTGACGGTATCATCATTTAACAATTGATCTGAAGTATCATAGCAATCTACGCAGATTATGACGTGATTGCTGGCTTTAATTGCATCTGAAAATGTCGCGCTACCCGATGCACCTAAATCAATCAGTGGATTGATTTTACTCGGTGATCGATTCCAGGCCGTAACTGTGTGTCCGGCCTGCAACTCGGCTTTTGCTATGGCACTACCCATGGCACCGAGACCTATTACTGATACGTTACTCATATCGCACTTCCTGGACTAGGTTCCAAGTAAGATATCCATTAAACCGAGATAAGGACACATTAATATTTGAAATCTCCAAATGTGTCTGACCAAGAAATCATGGAAGCGTGACTAGTTAAGCGAATTGATGATAGTTTTTTGTTGTTGCTCGGCGTCCGCTCCTGGCCGAAGATTGCCTCCCACCTGGACTTTACGAGCGTCTCCTTTGGAGAAAATAGACGCTCAAATCAATTATTTCAGCGGCCGAATTCGACCCGACTCGGGCACTCATGATCAATAGATTTCAGGGTTTGGTGTCGAATGAATTTGATAATCATTTATCACCCACCAATTAATTTTGATTCAACTCAATAGCGGTTCGATCTGAAAGTCTGGCCATCATTGACGATTGCTCCTGCACGCTGCGAACCGCCGAGCACGTAGATATAATCGTTCAGGCTGACAACCGGCACGCCATGTAAAGCACGTGGCATCGGTGTCGCTGGCTTCCAGCCTTTGGCCGTTAACTGCTCGACACTGGCCAGGGTTTCGCTACCCGTGATCATGACCTCACCCCCAAAGGCATATATCCGGTTATGGTGATTCACCGCGGTGAACCCGCCTCGTGCTACGGCTAATTCCGGCGCCTCGCGCCAGTTATCGGTTGCGGGATCATAGATTTCGACGTTGGCAAGCTCGCCGACCCCGGGCCAGCGTCCACCAATCAGCACCAATTGGCCGTTATTTTCTACAACGGTCGTGTGTTCGCGTCGAATCCGAGGTGCTGCCAGTTCCTTCCAGCGATTACTGGCGGGATCGTAACGCAGGGTATGGCCCCCGGGACCATCTCCGCCCACGACGTAGATTTGTGACCCAATCACCGCTGCGCCCGCGGCATAACGGACTGCGGGCATGGGCGCGACACGACTCCACTGACCAGTTTGGATATCGAACACGAAGCTGCTGTCGCTGGCCCGCCAGCTGCCATCCGCCCCGCCGAATACGTAAAGTTTTGCCTTGTAGGCCGCAATCGCAATATGATGCCGCCCTTCTGGCATCTGCGGTAGTTCGATCCACTGCCCCTTTAAAGTGTCGTAGGCTTCGAAACTACGGCTTCCGCCAAGCCCACC includes:
- a CDS encoding NAD(P)-binding domain-containing protein — encoded protein: MSNVSVIGLGAMGSAIAKAELQAGHTVTAWNRSPSKINPLIDLGASGSATFSDAIKASNHVIICVDCYDTSDQLLNDDTVTHHLDGKTFIQFSTGTPSEARSSEALLSKHGAAYLDGTLLCYPSELGDPESLVLVGGVQSAYDDAKKYLDPLGGDLRYLGENIAAAAAVDLGALSTSVALYLGVAHGAQICKAEGVEVKHLASVLSHGPRCKEMAEIIHTGSYELGSLYDGASLSVWNDVVKRILSHAEETKTNSELPAFLSQIYQRGVDAGFGAEDRAALVKVLTDPD